In the genome of Deltaproteobacteria bacterium, one region contains:
- a CDS encoding VWA domain-containing protein, giving the protein MIVVLVDMSGSTNSARRTVYREAFEKIFQDLRQGDRIMVGTITGRSFIDFKPVVDSEIPKKSIWVNRIQFEQKLTNTREEIRREVEKLLSRKRGTPRTEILNSLNIADTIFHDEKRKKILVILSDMIQDSKEYNFSTVKVTDDYIYRVIRRRQELNLIPDLSGVKVYVAGASASDSKKFRSVERFWARYFEKAGADFSHHRYGHSLISFEGRF; this is encoded by the coding sequence GTGATTGTCGTTCTGGTCGATATGTCAGGCAGTACCAACAGTGCCAGGCGGACGGTCTACCGAGAGGCCTTTGAGAAGATCTTTCAGGACCTCAGGCAGGGGGACCGGATAATGGTCGGCACCATAACCGGCCGTTCCTTCATCGACTTCAAACCGGTGGTGGACAGTGAAATCCCGAAAAAATCGATTTGGGTCAACCGGATTCAGTTCGAACAGAAGCTGACCAACACCAGGGAAGAGATCCGGAGGGAGGTGGAGAAGCTGCTCTCCCGCAAGAGGGGCACCCCGCGGACAGAGATCCTCAATTCCCTGAATATAGCCGACACCATTTTCCATGACGAAAAGCGCAAGAAGATCCTGGTGATTTTGTCGGACATGATTCAGGACTCCAAGGAGTACAACTTTTCCACTGTCAAGGTCACGGATGACTACATCTACCGCGTGATTCGACGCCGGCAGGAGCTGAATCTCATTCCGGATCTCTCAGGGGTCAAGGTCTACGTGGCCGGAGCGAGTGCATCCGATTCAAAGAAGTTCCGGTCTGTAGAGAGATTCTGGGCCAGATATTTTGAAAAGGCGGGTGCCGATTTTTCCCACCATCGCTACGGCCACTCTCTCATCAGCTTTGAAGGGCGGTTCTGA